A single Vigna radiata var. radiata cultivar VC1973A chromosome 8, Vradiata_ver6, whole genome shotgun sequence DNA region contains:
- the LOC106771477 gene encoding protein yippee-like, whose product MGRLFLINLEGKFYSCKHCQTHFALDDDIISKSFHCRHGKAYLFDKVVNVTIGEKEERLMITGLHTVVDLFCVVCGSIVGWKYEAAHEKSQKYKEGKFILERYKVLGPDGSLYMAAQEAHAALSDADDI is encoded by the exons ATGGGAAGACTATTCTTGATCAATCTGGAAGGAAAGTTCTATTCCTGCAAACACTGCCAAACACATTTTGCTCTTGATGATGACATTATCTCCAAG TCTTTCCATTGCAGGCATGGAAAAGCTTATCTTTTTGATAAAGT TGTGAATGTGACAATTGGAGAGAAAGAAGAACGGCTGATGATAACTGGATTGCACACTGTTGTTGACTTATTCTGTGTTGTATGTGGTTCCATTGTTGGATGGAAATAT GAGGCTGCTCATGAGAAGAGTCAGAAGTACAAAGAGGGAAAGTTCATCCTTGAAAG GTATAAGGTCTTGGGACCTGATGGAAGCCTCTATATGGCAGCTCAAGAAGCTCATGCTGCATTAAGTGATGCTgatgatatttga
- the LOC106770173 gene encoding uncharacterized protein LOC106770173 — translation MRVVFRVQKVSNVIEGESMIDSSAKEAWNILVRCHSGGEKVKKVRLQTLRKQYEHLEMEDSDKILRSMPAAFDHIVVTIEETRYMEKLKIEELQSAFEAYEMRQNGRKKHDDQALRTQHVSGEGKKKSNKWKSKDFGQKKKWKKETYEQEEKSDTSNKKGVTKKQYTKKEKKNMECFVCHKKGHLSYECWFNKDA, via the exons ATGCGGGTGGTATTCCGTGTGCAGAAGGTTAGCAATGTGATTGAAGGAGAATCAATGATTGACTCTTCAG CCAAGGAAGCATGGAACATCCTTGTTCGTTGTCACTCTGGAGGAGAAAAAGTCAAGAAAGTTAGGTTACAAACCTTGAGGAAACAGTACGAGCACTTGGAGATGGAAGACAGTGATAAG ATCTTGAGATCAATGCCTGCTGCATTTGATCATATCGTTGTAACCATTGAAGAAACCAGATACATGGAGAAACTTAAGATTGAAGAGCTACAAAGCGCATTTGAAGCGTATGAGATGCgacaaaatggaagaaagaaacatGATGATCAAGCCTTAAGAACCCAACATGTTTCTGGTGAGGGAAAGAAAAAGTCGAATAAGTGGAAAAGTAAGGATTTCGGTCagaagaagaaatggaagaaagaaacatatgaacaagaagaaaagagtgatACCTCTAACAAGAAGGGTGtcacaaagaaacaatatacgaaaaaggagaagaaaaacatgGAATGTTTCGTGTGTCACAAGAAAGGTCATCTTTCTTATGAATGTTGGTTCAACAAGGATGCTTAG